A single window of Nicotiana sylvestris chromosome 3, ASM39365v2, whole genome shotgun sequence DNA harbors:
- the LOC104210196 gene encoding protein RER1A-like, whose product MEGVGGDGASAAAAFNQRSHELSQTFQYYLDKTVPHAPYRWIGTFVLAFVYALRVYYLQGFYIVTYGLGIYILNLLIGFLSPLVDPELEPSDGPLLPTKGSDEFKPFIRRLPEFKFWYAITKAFCIAFMMTFFSLFDVPVFWPILLCYWIVLFVLTMKRQIMHMIKYKYIPFNLGKQKYSGKRPSASGSSPRAD is encoded by the exons ATGGAGGGAGTTGGAGGTGATGGTGCCTCGGCAGCTGCAGCATTTAACCAACGGAGTCATGAACTCTCACAAACTTTCCAGTACTATTTAGATAAAACTGTTCCTCATGCTCCCTATAGGTGGATTGGAACCTTTGTCTTAGCATTTGTTTATGCCCTGCGGGTTTATTATCTTCAAGGATTCTACATTGTTACCTATGGTTTGGGCATCTACATACTCAATTTGCTGATTGGTTTTCTATCACCTCTTGTTGACCCTGAACTGGAACCATCAGATGGACCTTTGTTGCCAACTAAAGGTTCAGACGAATTCAAGCCTTTCATACGTCGCCTTCCAGAGTTCAAGTTCTG gTATGCCATAACAAAGGCTTTCTGTATTGCGTTTATGATGACTTTCTTCTCTCTATTTGATGTTCCCGTGTTCTGGCCTATATTGCTCTGCTATTGGATTGTTCTTTTTGTTCTTACAATGAAGCGGCAAATTATGCACATGATCAAATACAAATACATCCCATTCAACCTTGGAAAGCAG AAGTACTCCGGGAAAAGGCCATCAGCAAGTGGCAGCAGCCCCAGAGCAGACTGA